A window from Melopsittacus undulatus isolate bMelUnd1 chromosome Z, bMelUnd1.mat.Z, whole genome shotgun sequence encodes these proteins:
- the PMAIP1 gene encoding phorbol-12-myristate-13-acetate-induced protein 1 — protein sequence MMPGRTPRKNAPSAAPAVSEVVSECALQLRRIGDKWNLRQKILNLLTKLFCPQT from the exons ATGATGCCCGGCCGGACTCCGAGGAAGAATGCGCCGTCCGCCGCTCCCGCGG TGTCGGAGGTGGTGTCGGAGTGCGCCCTGCAGCTCCGCAGGATAGGCGACAAGTGGAACCTGCGGCAGAAGATCCTGAACCTCCTCACGAAGCTCTTCTGCCCGCAGACATGA